Proteins from one Muntiacus reevesi chromosome X, mMunRee1.1, whole genome shotgun sequence genomic window:
- the LOC136153177 gene encoding polyadenylate-binding protein 1-like 2 → MASLYVGDLHPEVTEAMLYEKFSPAGPILSIRICRDKITRRSLGYAYVNYQQPVDAKRALETLNFDVIKGRPVRIMWSQRDPSLRKSGVGNVFIKNLGKTIDNKALYNIFSAFGNILSCKVACDEKGPKGYGFVHFQKQESAERAIDAMNGMFLNYRKIFVGRFKSHKEREAERGAWARQSTSADVKDFEEDTDEEATLR, encoded by the coding sequence ATGGCCTCGCTGTACGTGGGCGACCTGCACCCTGAGGTGACGGAGGCAATGCTGTATGAGAAGTTCAGCCCGGCCGGGCCCATCCTCTCCATCCGCATATGCAGGGACAAGATCACCCGCCGCTCGTTGGGCTATGCGTATGTCAACTACCAGCAACCGGTGGACGCCAAGCGGGCCTTGGAGACCCTGAACTTTGATGTCATCAAGGGCAGGCCGGTGCGCATCATGTGGTCCCAGCGGGACCCCTCGCTCCGCAAGAGCGGAGTGGGCAACGTCTTCATCAAGAACCTGGGCAAGACCATCGACAACAAGGCTCTGTACAACATCTTCTCTGCGTTCGGCAACATCCTGTCCTGCAAAGTGGCCTGCGACGAAAAGGGGCCCAAGGGCTATGGGTTCGTGCACTTCCAAAAGCAGGAGTCCGCGGAGCGGGCCATAGATGCGATGAATGGCATGTTCCTGAACTACCGCAAAATTTTCGTTGGGAGATTCAAGTCGCATAAAGAACGAGAGGCCGAAAGGGGAGCCTGGGCTAGGCAATCCACCAGTGCTGACGTCAAGGATTTCGAGGAAGACACCGATGAGGAGGCCACCTTGCGATGA